In Streptomyces sp. NBC_00704, a genomic segment contains:
- a CDS encoding response regulator transcription factor has protein sequence MKPSHTRVLAEAAYAAGARDRREAATTVLRLLEPVTHHDAGALMIWDPKDHAHRALAAVTYGDETIAALGDRYASSAENRPVRERHLPMRIDDMPGDYRVSPMYRQVLRPAGFEDGMTACLFSDSGVYTGMLHFSAAARGAFRDDAAELLKALAPALARMCDVTRRQTTGCVIPSGANATLIDHTGRAWAVESCAPALAPTQPDFTGFLRRFMASPQVAATGLQASSEGWLTLQVLKVADPLGRPEPAVLVQELPTAGLPHSLSPREYDILNGMAAGFSNQQLASQRDVSLRTVTTHVERILHKMGQPSRAGAVASALRDGILRLDR, from the coding sequence ATGAAGCCATCCCACACCCGGGTCCTGGCCGAGGCTGCCTATGCAGCCGGAGCCCGTGACCGGCGCGAGGCCGCGACGACGGTGTTGAGGCTGCTCGAGCCGGTGACTCATCACGACGCCGGCGCCCTCATGATCTGGGACCCGAAGGACCATGCGCACCGCGCGCTCGCTGCGGTCACCTACGGCGACGAAACAATTGCCGCACTGGGTGACCGCTATGCGTCGAGCGCCGAGAACCGGCCGGTCCGGGAGCGGCACCTGCCGATGCGGATCGACGACATGCCGGGCGACTACCGGGTGTCCCCGATGTACCGACAGGTGCTCAGACCTGCCGGCTTCGAAGACGGCATGACCGCATGCCTCTTCTCGGACAGCGGGGTGTACACGGGCATGCTGCACTTCTCCGCGGCGGCGCGCGGCGCGTTCCGTGATGACGCGGCCGAACTCCTCAAAGCCCTGGCGCCCGCGCTGGCGCGGATGTGCGACGTGACCCGACGGCAGACCACCGGATGCGTCATACCCTCGGGAGCGAACGCCACCCTGATCGACCACACCGGCCGTGCCTGGGCCGTCGAGTCGTGTGCCCCGGCGCTCGCGCCCACGCAGCCCGACTTCACCGGCTTCCTGCGCCGCTTCATGGCCTCGCCGCAGGTCGCCGCCACCGGGCTGCAGGCGTCGAGCGAAGGATGGCTTACGCTGCAGGTCCTGAAGGTGGCCGATCCGCTGGGACGGCCGGAACCAGCCGTACTGGTGCAGGAGCTTCCGACCGCTGGCCTGCCCCATTCTCTCTCGCCGCGCGAGTACGACATCCTGAACGGGATGGCGGCGGGGTTCTCGAACCAGCAGCTGGCATCGCAGCGAGACGTCTCCCTGCGCACGGTGACCACGCACGTGGAGCGGATCCTGCACAAGATGGGGCAGCCGTCGCGGGCCGGCGCGGTGGCGTCGGCGCTGCGCGACGGGATTCTGCGCCTGGACCGCTGA
- a CDS encoding APC family permease, with translation MPERPDGACDDSDRLHELGYEQELARTLSLADVVIYGLIYMVPLAPVAVFGIVYNMAAGAVAAVYVVAAIAMLFSAISYKEMAVRFPVAGSVYSYVRMGSNRFLGFVSGWAILLDYLLLPALLCVFAASAMTGVVSWVPAWIWVVIFVAATALINIMGISVTATMNKIFLYIQLVVLAVFLVWAAVLILQGRAHLSLNPFVPADGGSWSLVLGAVPVAALSYIGFDAISTLNEEAEGGGRTVSKATMIVLYQVTALFVVQVFVAGMLVPSGMEFADGDPVNNAFYNVVGTAMAGWFKTVVLLTAALIAIFANTIASNATSARLVFSMARDGQLPKFLSRVSERHQVPLNAMIFIALLSVGVGILGVEQAGLLTTLVTFGAITAYVLLHVSVFTHFVVRGGSRRFFVHWVSPILGAALLLVALWNADSNAKIVGSCWLVIGLGVAAYFKLTGRALGGSDA, from the coding sequence GTGCCCGAAAGACCTGACGGCGCGTGTGACGACAGCGACCGGCTGCACGAGCTCGGTTACGAGCAGGAACTCGCCCGCACGCTCAGCCTGGCCGACGTCGTCATCTATGGCCTGATCTACATGGTGCCGCTCGCCCCCGTCGCGGTGTTCGGCATCGTCTACAACATGGCCGCCGGCGCGGTCGCCGCGGTGTACGTGGTGGCCGCGATCGCGATGCTGTTCAGCGCCATCAGCTACAAGGAGATGGCGGTCCGGTTCCCGGTCGCCGGCTCGGTCTACAGCTACGTACGGATGGGCAGCAACCGCTTCCTCGGGTTCGTCTCCGGGTGGGCCATCCTGCTCGACTACCTGCTGCTGCCCGCGCTGCTGTGCGTCTTCGCCGCCAGCGCGATGACCGGAGTGGTCTCCTGGGTGCCCGCCTGGATCTGGGTGGTGATCTTCGTCGCCGCGACCGCCCTGATCAACATCATGGGCATCAGTGTCACCGCGACGATGAACAAGATCTTCCTCTACATCCAGCTGGTCGTGCTGGCCGTGTTCCTGGTCTGGGCGGCCGTACTCATCCTCCAGGGCCGGGCGCATCTGTCGCTCAACCCGTTCGTCCCCGCCGACGGCGGCTCCTGGTCTCTGGTCCTCGGTGCGGTCCCCGTCGCCGCCCTGAGCTACATCGGCTTCGACGCCATCTCGACACTGAACGAGGAGGCCGAGGGCGGGGGCAGGACCGTCTCCAAGGCCACCATGATCGTCCTCTACCAGGTGACCGCGCTGTTCGTCGTACAGGTCTTCGTGGCGGGCATGCTGGTCCCGAGCGGGATGGAATTCGCCGACGGGGACCCGGTCAACAACGCCTTCTACAACGTGGTGGGCACGGCCATGGCGGGCTGGTTCAAAACGGTCGTCCTGTTGACCGCTGCCCTGATCGCGATCTTCGCCAACACCATCGCTTCCAACGCCACATCCGCCCGCCTGGTCTTCAGCATGGCCCGCGACGGGCAGCTGCCGAAGTTCCTGTCGCGGGTCAGCGAGAGGCACCAGGTGCCCCTCAACGCGATGATCTTCATCGCACTCCTGTCGGTGGGAGTCGGCATTCTCGGCGTGGAGCAGGCGGGACTGCTGACCACCCTGGTGACCTTCGGCGCGATCACTGCCTACGTCCTCCTCCACGTCAGCGTCTTCACCCACTTCGTCGTCCGAGGCGGCAGCCGCCGCTTCTTCGTCCACTGGGTCTCCCCGATCCTCGGCGCCGCACTCCTCCTGGTCGCGCTGTGGAACGCGGACTCCAACGCCAAGATCGTCGGCTCGTGCTGGCTCGTCATCGGCCTCGGCGTGGCGGCGTACTTCAAGCTCACCGGCCGTGCGCTCGGTGGCTCCGACGCCTGA
- a CDS encoding type II toxin-antitoxin system RelE/ParE family toxin: MAWKIVVVEPALSWLHSLRRTDRDTLIQVSQAVTALQEEGPALGRPLVDTIRGSALSNLKELRPGSAGATEVRLLFVFDPDRQAVILVGGDKAGNWSGWYRVAVPQAEQAYAEHLKRIDGEDGAR; this comes from the coding sequence ATGGCTTGGAAGATCGTCGTGGTCGAGCCGGCTCTTTCGTGGCTTCACAGCCTGCGCCGTACTGACCGCGACACCCTGATTCAGGTCAGCCAGGCTGTCACTGCCCTTCAGGAGGAAGGTCCCGCACTGGGCCGACCTCTGGTGGATACGATCAGGGGCTCGGCGTTGTCCAACCTCAAGGAGCTCCGCCCCGGCTCGGCAGGGGCCACGGAAGTGCGGTTGCTGTTCGTATTCGACCCGGATCGCCAGGCCGTGATCCTGGTCGGCGGTGACAAGGCGGGCAACTGGTCCGGCTGGTACCGCGTCGCGGTGCCCCAGGCGGAGCAGGCGTACGCGGAGCATCTCAAGCGAATCGATGGAGAGGACGGGGCACGATGA
- a CDS encoding helix-turn-helix domain-containing protein: MTDHLKDPQAVSWGDLADDFAFTDAEKDQIQKGAQAMVLASRVHRLAELRKRQHTTQVQVAEAMGVTQARVSRIEKGQLERSEVDTLAAYVKALGGKLKIVADFGDESYVLG, from the coding sequence ATGACTGATCACCTCAAGGACCCGCAGGCCGTCTCCTGGGGAGACCTGGCCGATGATTTCGCCTTCACCGATGCCGAAAAGGATCAGATCCAGAAGGGGGCGCAGGCAATGGTCCTGGCCTCCCGTGTGCACCGCCTCGCCGAGTTGCGGAAGCGGCAGCACACCACGCAGGTCCAGGTTGCCGAAGCCATGGGTGTCACCCAGGCCCGCGTCTCACGCATCGAGAAAGGTCAGTTGGAGCGCAGCGAGGTCGACACCCTCGCTGCCTACGTCAAGGCGCTCGGCGGCAAGCTGAAGATCGTCGCTGACTTCGGTGATGAGAGCTACGTACTCGGCTGA
- a CDS encoding XRE family transcriptional regulator, whose product MVRRRGTPTRSRGSAPQVQVAEAMGVTQARVSRIEKGQLERGEVDALAACVKALGGKPKIVADFGDETYVPG is encoded by the coding sequence ATGGTGCGTCGTCGCGGTACTCCAACACGTAGTCGCGGCAGCGCACCACAGGTCCAGGTTGCCGAAGCCATGGGCGTCACCCAGGCTCGCGTCTCACGCATCGAGAAGGGGCAACTGGAGCGCGGCGAGGTCGACGCCCTCGCTGCGTGCGTCAAGGCGCTCGGCGGCAAGCCGAAGATCGTCGCTGACTTCGGCGATGAGACCTACGTCCCCGGCTGA
- a CDS encoding YtxH domain-containing protein, with protein MRYKLTFVVGLALGYVLGTRAGRERYEKLKKSARQVAQNPAVRNTAETAAQQGRQYAGKAYHAVSDKVGDRMPESVSSRVRSLKDRSAHNGGADDWGSSNT; from the coding sequence ATGCGCTACAAGCTCACGTTCGTCGTCGGGCTGGCTCTGGGTTACGTGCTCGGCACGCGTGCCGGGCGCGAGCGCTACGAGAAGCTGAAGAAGTCCGCCCGGCAGGTCGCCCAGAACCCGGCCGTGCGCAACACCGCCGAGACCGCCGCCCAGCAGGGCAGGCAGTACGCGGGCAAGGCCTACCACGCGGTCAGCGACAAGGTCGGCGACCGGATGCCCGAGTCCGTGTCCAGCCGGGTCCGCTCGCTGAAGGACCGCAGCGCCCACAACGGCGGGGCCGACGACTGGGGCAGCAGCAACACCTGA
- a CDS encoding N,N-dimethylformamidase beta subunit family domain-containing protein produces MPLPSGRTTTQNVFGYTDRFSARPGEQLSFHISCEGPSAYDAALVRLRHGYDGQAGPGFLETEVSSTIDGTYAGHYYACQPGSYVEVPDPRGLLANPDALVIRAAVFPTLPRDNRSGSLGAYRVSQSSVGFTGERQAVMGTWDEATMTGWALLLDDGKPSVVWSEGGQRRTLTLEQELTAHQWYRLEVELPRSAGQITLRQTPLDHCADRVAPAAAAAVSEQASAAASGVWTASSMPFRIGALARGDGDRLLAATAFNGKIGGVRVERATDDALKVREPVAAWHFGRSRRPDGLLLWDVVDEGPHMLHGRCVNTPVRGVTGPEFQGVVEDFRLAPDQFDAIHFHDDDIADAQWPAAFTFEVPEDLPSGVYAVRLRAEGIEQHVPFLVGPGRRRKDVAVLFPTATYLAYANDRIAFEADGMEMLLGHTPIVHKEDLVLQDHPEFGRSLYEIHNDGSGVVFGSVRRPLISLQPRYRASFMSEGPWGLPADLSLVHWLETAECEFDALTDEDLDREGHDLLRDYRVVITGSHPEYVTRRELDALEEFTANGGRLMYLGGNGFFATVSYDPDAPHLMELRRADGGTRPHQSPFAERRHTTSGEASGLWRNKGKAPQRLVGVGMAAQGFDRCTYYERLADSRDPRAAFVFEGVGENELLGDFGIIGGGAAGAEIDCWNPALGSPPGTLVLATSGPFSDNYLLVTEEIFEMLPGMGGTEQPAVRSDMVYCALEGGGGFFSVGSIAWTGSLSHNGYDNNIAKITGNILRRFLDDQPL; encoded by the coding sequence ATGCCACTCCCCAGCGGCCGCACGACGACCCAGAACGTCTTCGGCTACACCGATCGCTTCTCCGCCCGTCCCGGCGAGCAACTGTCGTTCCACATCAGCTGTGAGGGCCCGTCGGCCTACGACGCCGCCCTGGTGCGCCTGCGACACGGTTACGACGGGCAGGCGGGGCCGGGTTTCCTGGAGACCGAAGTCTCCTCCACCATCGATGGGACGTACGCGGGGCACTACTACGCCTGCCAGCCCGGCTCCTACGTCGAAGTCCCTGACCCGAGGGGCCTGCTGGCGAACCCCGACGCGCTGGTCATCCGCGCCGCCGTCTTCCCGACGCTTCCGCGCGACAACCGTTCAGGGAGCCTGGGCGCCTATCGGGTCAGCCAGAGCTCCGTCGGTTTCACCGGCGAGCGCCAGGCGGTCATGGGCACCTGGGACGAGGCGACCATGACCGGCTGGGCCCTGCTGCTCGATGACGGCAAGCCGTCCGTCGTATGGAGTGAGGGCGGTCAGCGGCGGACCCTCACCCTGGAACAGGAGCTGACGGCCCACCAGTGGTACCGGCTGGAGGTCGAACTGCCACGGTCGGCGGGGCAGATCACTCTGCGGCAGACCCCGTTGGACCACTGCGCGGACCGGGTGGCACCGGCCGCCGCAGCCGCCGTATCCGAGCAGGCGAGCGCAGCCGCCTCGGGAGTCTGGACGGCTTCCTCGATGCCGTTCCGTATCGGCGCGCTGGCTCGCGGAGACGGTGACCGGCTGCTCGCGGCCACCGCGTTCAACGGGAAGATCGGTGGCGTCCGCGTCGAACGCGCCACCGACGACGCCCTCAAGGTGCGTGAGCCGGTGGCTGCCTGGCATTTCGGCCGTAGCCGGCGCCCCGACGGGCTGCTGCTGTGGGATGTGGTCGACGAGGGGCCGCACATGCTGCACGGCCGCTGTGTCAACACGCCCGTCCGGGGCGTCACCGGGCCCGAGTTCCAAGGTGTCGTGGAGGACTTCCGGCTTGCGCCCGACCAGTTCGACGCCATCCACTTCCACGACGACGACATCGCTGACGCCCAGTGGCCCGCGGCGTTCACCTTCGAGGTGCCCGAGGACCTGCCCAGCGGCGTCTACGCGGTGCGGCTGCGGGCCGAGGGCATCGAGCAGCACGTGCCCTTCCTCGTAGGGCCGGGCCGCCGCCGCAAGGACGTCGCCGTCCTGTTCCCCACGGCGACCTACTTGGCGTATGCCAACGACAGGATCGCATTCGAGGCGGACGGCATGGAGATGCTCCTCGGGCACACGCCCATCGTCCACAAGGAAGACCTGGTCCTGCAGGACCACCCCGAGTTCGGCCGTTCCCTCTACGAGATCCACAACGACGGGTCCGGCGTGGTGTTCGGCAGCGTCCGCCGTCCGCTGATCAGCCTGCAGCCGCGGTACCGCGCCTCGTTCATGAGCGAAGGCCCCTGGGGCCTGCCCGCCGACCTGTCCCTCGTGCACTGGCTGGAGACCGCGGAGTGCGAGTTCGACGCCCTCACAGACGAGGACCTCGACCGGGAAGGCCACGACCTGCTGCGCGACTACCGCGTCGTGATCACCGGAAGCCACCCCGAATACGTCACGCGGCGCGAGCTCGACGCCCTTGAGGAGTTCACCGCGAACGGCGGCCGGCTGATGTACCTGGGCGGCAACGGGTTCTTCGCGACCGTCTCCTACGACCCCGACGCCCCCCACCTGATGGAGCTGCGCCGGGCCGACGGCGGCACCCGCCCCCACCAGTCACCCTTCGCCGAACGCCGCCACACCACCTCGGGCGAGGCCAGCGGCCTGTGGCGCAACAAGGGCAAGGCCCCGCAGCGTCTGGTGGGAGTCGGCATGGCGGCCCAGGGCTTCGACCGCTGCACCTACTACGAGCGCCTCGCGGACAGCCGGGATCCGCGTGCGGCCTTCGTCTTCGAAGGCGTCGGCGAGAACGAGCTCCTGGGCGACTTCGGCATCATCGGCGGCGGCGCGGCCGGCGCCGAGATCGACTGCTGGAACCCGGCGCTCGGCTCGCCACCCGGAACCCTGGTCCTGGCCACTTCCGGGCCCTTCTCCGACAACTACCTGCTGGTGACCGAGGAGATCTTCGAGATGCTCCCGGGGATGGGCGGAACCGAGCAGCCGGCGGTCCGCTCGGACATGGTCTACTGCGCGCTGGAGGGCGGCGGCGGATTCTTCTCGGTCGGCTCCATCGCCTGGACCGGGTCGCTTTCCCACAACGGATACGACAACAACATCGCGAAGATCACAGGCAACATACTGCGGCGCTTCCTCGATGACCAGCCGCTGTAG